In Pieris brassicae chromosome 12, ilPieBrab1.1, whole genome shotgun sequence, the genomic window AAGCAGACAGGAAACTCCAACTAATAACACAGATTGAGGGAAGAGCAACGCAATAATTTTGTCATGACGCCTGTCTAAGGCACATATAAAagaaacatttctttaaatcAAAGTAGAAATTGAAAGAACAGTGACGTTTCCGATTTTGCTATAGAAATGCTTGCTAAAGGCGGATCTTAGTAATTTACGTTGTGTCCAAATACCAAATCGCGATCCGTTCTTTGATTCACTATTATTCCAATAGTTTGGATTCGATTAGATCGTACATCCCTATAATGATAACTTGCTAACGTACATTTGTacttattatgattatattatgTGTACAGGAACATAACTACAGAGTACAGAATCAGAATCTGTGGTTAGGTCACTAACTTGATAGTTGATAACTCAGGGTTCAGGCGACAActgcttttaaaaatactaaaccCTAACTTCTAGTTCATTTTGTCAATTAACAGTTGtagtttgtaaaatttatgactgaaaattgtaatattctaGCTCTTCTATAATTGTAAGGAATAATATCAGTGTATgtgattaaaaagtaaaaacttaGAAATATGACTTTATAACTCTGTGTTGAAAAAACAATAAGTTAGCTGAACTAAATCATGAACACGGTTTGGGAAAACACAAGTTACTAGTAGTTTTTTCGAATTTTCAAAATGGATTTAATCTATTCTATGAGACGTAAACCTTTGAAATGTGAGCCACCTAATTTAGATGGGTAAGTAGTATACAAATGTtcctattttttgtatgtttaaattataataaattatagtatatCTAAACTTTTTGACATACCTACATTTTGACAGTAAGTAAATAAGTTctaaaaatgaatgaatgaatgactATAATTTCAGCACTACAGACCCAGAAGTAGTGCGTCCAATATGCACAATATCGGTGTGTAACATTATAGCATTCACATCATTTACTGAGCTCTCAGATGTAGATGGAGACACCTGGGGTGGGCATGTGTATGTATGTGATATTATCACACCATGGAATAGCTATAAAGTTACAAGTACTACACATCCTGTAAGTATATGTGCCAAAAGACCCACATTATTATGGAATAATTGATCAATGTAACTAAAAAGTTTGCCTTCTTTTTAGGTATCTGCTCTTGAGTGGGATGGAGAAGGCAAGCAGCTGCTAGTTGCTACTACTGTAGGagatgtatatgtatatgggcaaaaggattatttattaaatgaatggACTTGTTTGTATACAGGCAATTTTCCAGGTAAtcctaatattaatataataataataatgattgacAGACTGGTTtgacaaaaatacaataataatgttttgtaaactAAGGTcaagtattaaattactgatgattaaattacattgaattaattatgataCCATATACATGAGTcacaaatgaaatattttttttaccattACTTTGGTTTACACCTTAccataaacaaatacaaatattgatGAATTCACATTTAGTTACAAGTTTTCCGATTGATGCCGTTGATGTCAGTAAAAGAGTAGTGCTAACCATGACTAATATTGTTACAAGCTAGGGGATCGAACTGAATATGCCGTAAATCTCTTCAATggtttatatgtaaataaatcaataaggAATTTAATTACGCTAATAAGCCACAAATTACACGCAGAATTACACTAATTACCACTCCCAAAATACAGTCACTAGTTACTTCAATTAAGCGCACTAAACACATTCTTCAACGCCTTTATCACTGGTCTTCACTATATTCGCAGTTTTTCTCTTTGgtgtttattatagaaatatggCAGTCTACCCATCTtcgtaacattatttacagttttaaaCAGGAGTATGTAATGTGATGTGATGTTATATGATGCTAAAATTGTACTTagaaataaatcttttgtcTTTAATTTGTTCAGGCGAGAGGGTGATTAAGGCGATTTTCTTCCACAATGGACGTAGAGTTCTGGTATCAGACAAAAAAGTTGAGGTGCCTATGACTGAGAGATTTCAGTTGTCGAGGAGCACTCCCACACTCAAAGGATTTgggtaaatttaaattagccAAATGAAAATGtctcatttttttattcaatttgatAACTGTTTGTATTGACGTGCCAGTGGAGCGGGCAGAGAAGGTGTGTGCATAGTGACGGGGTCGGGGCTGGTGGGAGCGGTTTCAGGTTGGTCGGCGCAGTCTGCCGTAGTGCCACTTCGTCCCGCTCGGGATCGCGTCACCGCCGCGGCCTTCGCCCACAAAAGTCAGTATTGTAGCgctaaaattatacataatattggcgaaggagaaaaaaaaatcacttgtTGGGAAAGATTATTTAACACTGTACATTATATAAGGCTATAATTGCTTTAACATACTAGCCatcttataattaatcttattaaaCGGCACTTGGCACAAGGAAACAGCTTCCTCTTTAAAGTAACAAATAGGCAACTTGTGGTAATGTCGGCAGACGGCAAGATCGTAGTCGCCGCCTTGTGCGTGTGCGGCGGTCGGGCATCTGTGCGGGCAGGCGCCGTTTCGCTCACCCTTCCTTTGGCTTTGCAGCTCACACCGCTGCCCACGCTATATCTCCCGGACGACACGCCGCAGCTGCCCGGTCAGTGTCTTTTTGGGTTTTGTGATATCAGTGATTTTAATGAACTACGATTTCATTAGTAGATATACTTATATGTTCGTTTAGTGTGCCTGAGTTGGAAGTTGTCAGAGGAAGTAGACAGTTTGTTCGTGGGCAGCACCACGGTGACCCTGTGGAAGCTGACAGAACGAGCGTATCCCGTGCACAAACTATTGGCCAAAGGTgatggttaaaatatttaatccagattatttcatattgaaatttttaattatttatttcgagTTTCTCTCATTAATTCGCTCTCCATCAGGTTCCGTCCAAGGGAACACTACTCCTGGGGGAGGACTGAAGTCGGCTTCGGAGTGCTTCGCCACCCTGGTGAGTGTAATTTTCATACCTTCAAACTGTTAACTGTAACTTTAATGGCATGTCAACAGTATAACATGACGTCTTCGGCAGAGCTGGCAGGCGACGGGAGCGTGGCCGGTGGAGGGCGGCGAGGCGGCGGCGGGCGTGGCGTCCGGCGGGCCTCAGGCTGCCTCGCTGGCCGCCCTCGCCACGCCCAGGTCCCTGCATCTCATCGGAGACTCGCACCACTACGTAAGCATTACGTAACTAGAGCTACCCTAGCTCTCGTAGCTTCTGTATGTGAAACTGAACTGTCTATCTGTGCAGCTCTGTTCACGGGCGGTGGTGACGAGTAGTGAGGTGTCTCCGCCGTCTTCTACTCCGCCCAAGAAGACAAAATACGGGCCTGGCCTTTTACCGGTTAGTGTGTGTATATATGAtaccaaaatattacataccgAATAAAAACATCGATGATCATGTCCAGAGTGGCGCGAGATGCGCCCGCGCATGCAGCGTGAGCGTGTCGTGGTCGGGGTGTGCGGTCGTGGTCGTGGACACGCACTCGCAGCTCCATCTCTACAAACACACGCCGGCGCACGAGCACGGTATTGGGAtccatttatttctatttaccAAAACGAACTCCGCTCGGTTCAGACGAATTGTCATACTGTGACGTCATTTGCAGCCAGCCAAGTGGTCTCTCAGACGTGCACGCTGCTGGAGTACGCCACGGTGAGCGGACACGACTGCGTGGACGTGCTGATAGGACTCAAGCCCAACGTCCTCGAGGCGCTCTACGAGAGGTGCAGATCTCATCGTCCGGTGATAAAGTTTTAGTGtcgttttgtattttaacacGATTTTAAATGACATTGCAGACTGACGGAGAACTTCCAGCGACAGCCGACCGCGTTCCAGCAACACTACTACTACGCCTGGATCCGCCTGAGAATGCTGCTGTGCAGGTACGCACGGAGACGCCAATAGAGCGGTGAGAGTAGACGAGCGATGATCGCGGCGGTAACGAGCGTGTTGCCCGGCAGCATGATCCCGAGCGGACAGGCGAGCGCGTCCAACTTGACATCGGTGCTGATGAGCGGGGCCTCGAGCGCCGCGCTGGCGTGCGCTCTGCGCCCGCCCGCCCCTCGCCCGGACGACAAGGACTCGCCTTTGCACGCGCTGGCAGCCCTGGCCGGCCTCTTCGACGAACAGCCCGACCACGACAAGGTGCTCTCGAGAGATTTAGTATTTCTAAACGGTGGTCGTCTGACCGAATCGGAAAAGGATTCATCAATTGGCTCATGTTCCCCTTTCCAGAACCTGTTGGCGCTCGAAGCTAAAGCCGAGGCGCTCGGAGAGACGGCTCTGTCGGCGCTTCAGCCGCTGCAGGCTCTGCGTCGTCCGCTTCGGCGGGCTCTGCACACGGCGCTCACGGCGCTGGCGGCGCTGCAGACCTCCACTTCCCATCACGGGTGAGATCAAATCCTCCGACACCAATATCACGCCCCGATGCTTCGATTCAATTTATGAATGATTCAATTACATCCGCAGTTACGAGGTGTGGGCCGATCCGTCGGCCCTGGGTGTACTCCGCAAGCTGCTGGTGGTGTCCCGCTGCAGCGCCCGAAGCACCTGGGGCGGGGTAGAGGCCGGAGCCGGTCTGCAGTCGGCCTTGGCCCGCCTCGCCGCTTCGCCCCACAACGTCAAGCCGGACCTGCTGGGTGACTCTCTTTCGCCCCGGTCCGTCTACGAATACTCGCCCCGGAGCGAAGCACGTGAACGTGTGCATCTGTTTCAGAGGAATGTCTGACCCTGTGCGTGCATAACTCGTCCCGGGTGTGGGACGTCTCGCCCCGTTGCGGAGTCGTCGCTCCCCACTCCAGGCCCACGCCTTATTACGTGAGTGCGAGCGTCGGTTATATTCCGTTATTACAAAACCATTTCTATCGTAAACGAGAATCCCATGAACAGTTGGAGTACGGCGTGGAGCCCGAATCCCTCCGGTACGTCCCGGAGCCGCCTACTCACGCCGTTTCGGAGTTGACTCCGTCGTTCGAAATGGACGCCATAAGGTACCGTGTTCGGCAGTCGTCTCTAGACCTCGGCCTCCCGCATCTACAGGCGAATGCATACTCGCAGGTACATGTATTTGGGCGGTGGCGACAAAGGCGGCGGCAGATGGCGCGAGTGCGGGCGTTGCGGCGCGCGAGTCCTGGCCGCCTCTCTCTGCGCCAGACATCCGCTTCAGCGGGCCTACGACGGACGCTTCATCGGCGCCTGCAGGTCGGTATTACTGCTTCTCGATAGAATTCGTTTCGTATTTTAGGCAATTCATGACTtctttattgttttagatGCGGAGGAAAGTGGAGTCTCGTGTCCAACTTCTAGAATTAAACGAATAAATTAACTGAACGTACAATCCATGTTTCTCTCTactccttttttatttactcgATCGGGGCAAACACGACCGGCGCATATTAAATTGATTGTTTCCATTCCTATAAAATGTGGTCACGACAAGtgtcaaaaaacaataatttaaaagaagaaaggcatttaaactaaattgcaAATCACATtggaaaaaactttaataaattatctctGTCCTGTGTCTT contains:
- the LOC123717400 gene encoding mediator of RNA polymerase II transcription subunit 16 isoform X1; translation: MDLIYSMRRKPLKCEPPNLDGTTDPEVVRPICTISVCNIIAFTSFTELSDVDGDTWGGHVYVCDIITPWNSYKVTSTTHPVSALEWDGEGKQLLVATTVGDVYVYGQKDYLLNEWTCLYTGNFPGERVIKAIFFHNGRRVLVSDKKVEVPMTERFQLSRSTPTLKGFGGAGREGVCIVTGSGLVGAVSGWSAQSAVVPLRPARDRVTAAAFAHKNGKIVVAALCVCGGRASVRAGAVSLTLPLALQLTPLPTLYLPDDTPQLPVCLSWKLSEEVDSLFVGSTTVTLWKLTERAYPVHKLLAKGSVQGNTTPGGGLKSASECFATLSWQATGAWPVEGGEAAAGVASGGPQAASLAALATPRSLHLIGDSHHYLCSRAVVTSSEVSPPSSTPPKKTKYGPGLLPSGARCARACSVSVSWSGCAVVVVDTHSQLHLYKHTPAHEHASQVVSQTCTLLEYATVSGHDCVDVLIGLKPNVLEALYERLTENFQRQPTAFQQHYYYAWIRLRMLLCSMIPSGQASASNLTSVLMSGASSAALACALRPPAPRPDDKDSPLHALAALAGLFDEQPDHDKNLLALEAKAEALGETALSALQPLQALRRPLRRALHTALTALAALQTSTSHHGYEVWADPSALGVLRKLLVVSRCSARSTWGGVEAGAGLQSALARLAASPHNVKPDLLEECLTLCVHNSSRVWDVSPRCGVVAPHSRPTPYYVSASVGYIPLLQNHFYRKRESHEQLEYGVEPESLRYVPEPPTHAVSELTPSFEMDAIRYRVRQSSLDLGLPHLQANAYSQVHVFGRWRQRRRQMARVRALRRASPGRLSLRQTSASAGLRRTLHRRLQMRRKVESRVQLLELNE
- the LOC123717400 gene encoding mediator of RNA polymerase II transcription subunit 16 isoform X3, coding for MDLIYSMRRKPLKCEPPNLDGTTDPEVVRPICTISVCNIIAFTSFTELSDVDGDTWGGHVYVCDIITPWNSYKVTSTTHPVSALEWDGEGKQLLVATTVGDVYVYGQKDYLLNEWTCLYTGNFPGERVIKAIFFHNGRRVLVSDKKVEVPMTERFQLSRSTPTLKGFGGAGREGVCIVTGSGLVGAVSGWSAQSAVVPLRPARDRVTAAAFAHKNGKIVVAALCVCGGRASVRAGAVSLTLPLALQLTPLPTLYLPDDTPQLPVCLSWKLSEEVDSLFVGSTTVTLWKLTERAYPVHKLLAKGSVQGNTTPGGGLKSASECFATLSWQATGAWPVEGGEAAAGVASGGPQAASLAALATPRSLHLIGDSHHYLCSRAVVTSSEVSPPSSTPPKKTKYGPGLLPSGARCARACSVSVSWSGCAVVVVDTHSQLHLYKHTPAHEHASQVVSQTCTLLEYATVSGHDCVDVLIGLKPNVLEALYERLTENFQRQPTAFQQHYYYAWIRLRMLLCSMIPSGQASASNLTSVLMSGASSAALACALRPPAPRPDDKDSPLHALAALAGLFDEQPDHDKNLLALEAKAEALGETALSALQPLQALRRPLRRALHTALTALAALQTSTSHHGYEVWADPSALGVLRKLLVVSRCSARSTWGGVEAGAGLQSALARLAASPHNVKPDLLEECLTLCVHNSSRVWDVSPRCGVVAPHSRPTPYYVSASVGYIPLLQNHFYRKRESHEQLEYGVEPESLRYVPEPPTHAVSELTPSFEMDAIRYMYLGGGDKGGGRWRECGRCGARVLAASLCARHPLQRAYDGRFIGACRCGGKWSLVSNF
- the LOC123717400 gene encoding mediator of RNA polymerase II transcription subunit 16 isoform X2, yielding MDLIYSMRRKPLKCEPPNLDGTTDPEVVRPICTISVCNIIAFTSFTELSDVDGDTWGGHVYVCDIITPWNSYKVTSTTHPVSALEWDGEGKQLLVATTVGDVYVYGQKDYLLNEWTCLYTGNFPGERVIKAIFFHNGRRVLVSDKKVEVPMTERFQLSRSTPTLKGFGGAGREGVCIVTGSGLVGAVSGWSAQSAVVPLRPARDRVTAAAFAHKNGKIVVAALCVCGGRASVRAGAVSLTLPLALQLTPLPTLYLPDDTPQLPVCLSWKLSEEVDSLFVGSTTVTLWKLTERAYPVHKLLAKGSVQGNTTPGGGLKSASECFATLSWQATGAWPVEGGEAAAGVASGGPQAASLAALATPRSLHLIGDSHHYLCSRAVVTSSEVSPPSSTPPKKTKYGPGLLPSGARCARACSVSVSWSGCAVVVVDTHSQLHLYKHTPAHEHASQVVSQTCTLLEYATVSGHDCVDVLIGLKPNVLEALYERLTENFQRQPTAFQQHYYYAWIRLRMLLCSMIPSGQASASNLTSVLMSGASSAALACALRPPAPRPDDKDSPLHALAALAGLFDEQPDHDKNLLALEAKAEALGETALSALQPLQALRRPLRRALHTALTALAALQTSTSHHGYEVWADPSALGVLRKLLVVSRCSARSTWGGVEAGAGLQSALARLAASPHNVKPDLLEECLTLCVHNSSRVWDVSPRCGVVAPHSRPTPYYLEYGVEPESLRYVPEPPTHAVSELTPSFEMDAIRYRVRQSSLDLGLPHLQANAYSQVHVFGRWRQRRRQMARVRALRRASPGRLSLRQTSASAGLRRTLHRRLQMRRKVESRVQLLELNE
- the LOC123717400 gene encoding mediator of RNA polymerase II transcription subunit 16 isoform X4; this translates as MDLIYSMRRKPLKCEPPNLDGTTDPEVVRPICTISVCNIIAFTSFTELSDVDGDTWGGHVYVCDIITPWNSYKVTSTTHPVSALEWDGEGKQLLVATTVGDVYVYGQKDYLLNEWTCLYTGNFPGERVIKAIFFHNGRRVLVSDKKVEVPMTERFQLSRSTPTLKGFGGAGREGVCIVTGSGLVGAVSGWSAQSAVVPLRPARDRVTAAAFAHKNGKIVVAALCVCGGRASVRAGAVSLTLPLALQLTPLPTLYLPDDTPQLPVCLSWKLSEEVDSLFVGSTTVTLWKLTERAYPVHKLLAKGSVQGNTTPGGGLKSASECFATLSWQATGAWPVEGGEAAAGVASGGPQAASLAALATPRSLHLIGDSHHYLCSRAVVTSSEVSPPSSTPPKKTKYGPGLLPSGARCARACSVSVSWSGCAVVVVDTHSQLHLYKHTPAHEHASQVVSQTCTLLEYATVSGHDCVDVLIGLKPNVLEALYERLTENFQRQPTAFQQHYYYAWIRLRMLLCSMIPSGQASASNLTSVLMSGASSAALACALRPPAPRPDDKDSPLHALAALAGLFDEQPDHDKNLLALEAKAEALGETALSALQPLQALRRPLRRALHTALTALAALQTSTSHHGYEVWADPSALGVLRKLLVVSRCSARSTWGGVEAGAGLQSALARLAASPHNVKPDLLEECLTLCVHNSSRVWDVSPRCGVVAPHSRPTPYYLEYGVEPESLRYVPEPPTHAVSELTPSFEMDAIRYMYLGGGDKGGGRWRECGRCGARVLAASLCARHPLQRAYDGRFIGACRCGGKWSLVSNF